The Astyanax mexicanus isolate ESR-SI-001 chromosome 7, AstMex3_surface, whole genome shotgun sequence genome has a window encoding:
- the hmgb2a gene encoding high mobility group protein B2a gives MGKDPNKPRGKTSSYAFFVQTCREEHKKKHPGTSVNFAEFSKKCAERWKTMSPKEKTKFEDLAKNDKVRYDREMKTYIPPKGAKKGKKKKDPNAPKRPPSAFFVFCSDHRPKVKSEHPGISIGDIAKKLGEMWSKQSPKDKAPYEQKAMKLKEKYEKDVAAYRAKGAKADVAKKGGPGRPAGKKVEATDDDDDDDEEDEDDEEEDDDEDDDDD, from the exons ATGGGTAAAGATCCGAACAAGCCGAGGGGAAAGACTTCTTCCTACGCGTTTTTTGTGCAGACCTGCCGGGAAGAGCACAAGAAGAAACACCCTGGAACTTCTGTCAATTTCGCAGAGTTTTCCAAGAAGTGTGCTGAGAGATGGAAG ACCATGTCACCCAAAGAGAAAACCAAGTTCGAGGACCTGGCCAAAAACGACAAGGTCCGCTACGACCGGGAGATGAAAACCTACATCCCACCCAAAGGTGccaagaaaggaaagaaaaagaaggacCCAAATGCACCAAAGAGGCCACC ATCTGCTTTCTTCGTTTTCTGCTCCGACCATCGCCCCAAGGTGAAGAGCGAACACCCCGGTATCTCCATCGGTGACATCGCAAAGAAGCTTGGAGAAATGTGGTCCAAACAGTCTCCCAAGGACAAGGCCCCATACGAGCAGAAAGCCATGAAGCTGAAGGAGAAATACGAGAAG GATGTTGCCGCGTACCGCGCTAAGGGGGCAAAGGCTGATGTTGCAAAGAAGGGCGGACCCGGCCGGCCAGCAGGCAAGAAGGTGGAAGCCACAgatgatgatgacgacgatgatgaggaggatgaagatgatgaggaggaggatgacGATGAGGATGATGACGATGATTAA